The following are from one region of the Terriglobales bacterium genome:
- a CDS encoding MarR family transcriptional regulator: MTTLSETKKRYILHWGEMGTRWGINRTVAQIHALLYLAPQPLPADEIARTLSVARSNVSTSLRELQSWGLVHPVHILGDRREHYQALKDVWEMFRLIIEQRKRREVDPTRELLRQCLAEAERGDAYFRERLHEMSEFFETMTGLYEEVRQMPPGAVRALGHMRGKLRKLLHFQAG; the protein is encoded by the coding sequence ATGACCACGCTCTCCGAGACCAAGAAGCGCTACATCCTGCACTGGGGGGAGATGGGCACGCGCTGGGGCATCAACCGCACCGTCGCCCAGATCCACGCCCTGCTCTATCTGGCGCCCCAGCCCCTGCCCGCCGACGAGATCGCCCGCACCCTCTCCGTGGCCCGCTCCAACGTCTCCACCAGCCTGCGCGAACTGCAGAGCTGGGGCTTGGTCCACCCCGTGCACATCCTGGGCGACCGCCGCGAGCACTACCAGGCGCTCAAGGACGTCTGGGAGATGTTCCGCCTCATCATCGAGCAGCGCAAGCGCCGCGAGGTGGACCCCACCCGCGAGCTGCTGCGGCAGTGCCTGGCCGAGGCGGAGCGCGGCGACGCCTACTTCCGCGAGCGTCTGCACGAGATGTCCGAGTTCTTCGAGACCATGACCGGCTTGTATGAGGAAGTCCGGCAGATGCCCCCGGGCGCGGTGCGCGCCCTGGGCCACATGCGCGGCAAGCTGCGCAAGCTGCTGCACTTCCAGGCCGGCTGA